In Candidatus Omnitrophota bacterium, the following proteins share a genomic window:
- a CDS encoding MlaD family protein, whose protein sequence is MIRKSNKVLIGVFVIVAIVLLITAIVIFGSGALFKRADKYVLYFDGSIKGLSVGAPVIFRGVKIGNVSDISLVYNPVNKEVIIPVVIDVELARVEGLPDKIGYPNYKRIIERGIRGKLEIQSFITGQLMIAFDYYPDRPAKLHDFVNKHPELPVLPISKDIFEIMNEIPIKEISKQLEQTVAGMNRLVNSEGLIGLDKTLREITEAMRSIHFFVEYLEQHPEALLKGKPINKGDRK, encoded by the coding sequence ATGATTAGAAAATCAAACAAAGTATTGATTGGTGTGTTTGTGATTGTGGCTATAGTTTTATTAATAACCGCGATAGTTATTTTTGGATCGGGGGCGTTATTTAAGCGGGCAGATAAATATGTTTTATACTTTGATGGCTCAATAAAAGGCCTTTCCGTGGGAGCTCCGGTAATATTTAGGGGTGTTAAAATCGGTAATGTTTCGGATATAAGCTTGGTTTATAATCCGGTAAATAAAGAGGTGATAATCCCGGTAGTTATAGATGTGGAGTTAGCTCGCGTGGAAGGTTTACCTGATAAAATTGGCTATCCAAATTATAAAAGAATAATTGAGCGTGGTATACGCGGCAAACTGGAAATCCAGAGTTTTATCACGGGCCAATTGATGATTGCGTTTGACTATTATCCGGATAGGCCTGCAAAGTTACATGATTTTGTAAATAAACATCCTGAGCTTCCGGTACTCCCTATATCAAAAGATATTTTTGAGATTATGAATGAGATCCCTATTAAAGAAATATCAAAACAACTTGAGCAGACAGTTGCTGGAATGAATAGATTGGTAAATTCAGAGGGTTTGATCGGGTTAGATAAAACGCTTAGAGAAATAACAGAGGCGATGCGTTCTATTCATTTCTTTGTTGAATATCTTGAGCAGCATCCCGAAGCACTCTTAAAAGGAAAACCTATTAATAAAGGAGATAGAAAATGA
- a CDS encoding ATP-binding cassette domain-containing protein has protein sequence MEKALLPVIEIRNLDLSYDDYVVMRGLNFNINKGDIFVVMGGSGCGKSTLLKALIGLKEPEKGTVLYEGKSFWEESETEQQRLMRRFGVLYQGGALWSSLTLGENVALPLELYSKLSVSQIQELVSFKLSLVGLGGYENYYPAEISGGMRKRAGLARAIALDPDIIFFDEPSAGLDPISARMLDDLIIQLRDVLGATFVVVTHELASIFAVGNNSVFLDAESKTAIAQGAPKDLLNNSKDPRVIQFLTRGKTRGAGQ, from the coding sequence ATGGAAAAAGCTTTGCTTCCTGTCATTGAAATACGCAACCTTGATTTATCTTATGATGATTATGTTGTGATGCGCGGTTTAAATTTTAACATTAATAAAGGCGATATTTTTGTTGTCATGGGAGGAAGCGGCTGCGGAAAGAGTACGCTGCTTAAAGCTCTTATTGGGCTTAAGGAACCGGAAAAAGGCACTGTTTTATATGAAGGAAAAAGTTTTTGGGAGGAATCTGAAACAGAACAGCAAAGATTAATGCGCAGGTTTGGGGTTTTGTATCAGGGGGGCGCTCTGTGGAGTTCTTTAACTCTTGGAGAAAATGTAGCGCTTCCTTTGGAATTATATTCCAAGCTATCAGTTTCACAAATTCAGGAATTGGTGTCATTTAAACTTTCTTTAGTAGGGCTTGGCGGGTATGAAAATTATTATCCCGCGGAGATTAGCGGAGGGATGCGTAAACGGGCTGGCCTTGCCCGGGCGATAGCGCTTGACCCGGATATAATCTTTTTTGATGAACCTTCTGCCGGGCTTGACCCAATCAGTGCCCGCATGCTTGATGATTTAATTATACAATTAAGGGATGTTCTAGGGGCAACGTTTGTAGTGGTCACCCATGAACTTGCCAGTATTTTTGCTGTGGGGAATAATTCTGTATTCCTTGACGCGGAGAGTAAGACTGCGATTGCGCAAGGCGCTCCAAAGGATTTATTAAATAATTCTAAAGACCCAAGGGTCATTCAATTTTTAACAAGAGGTAAGACGCGAGGAGCCGGACAATGA
- a CDS encoding metalloregulator ArsR/SmtB family transcription factor, translating to MKQSNYSKIFKALSNEQRLKIFMMIYEHASKGSKEGAVFPVKESICCPVERAFTKVCDCMNLSRSTISHHFKELQNAGLISCERDGQMYRCKVNMDTVNLIKDFLK from the coding sequence ATGAAACAATCGAACTATTCAAAGATATTTAAGGCTCTATCGAACGAGCAGAGGCTCAAGATTTTTATGATGATATATGAGCATGCTTCAAAAGGATCAAAAGAGGGAGCTGTATTTCCGGTGAAGGAATCAATCTGTTGCCCTGTTGAAAGGGCTTTTACCAAAGTGTGTGATTGCATGAATCTGTCACGGTCAACGATATCCCATCATTTTAAGGAGCTTCAAAACGCAGGGTTGATCAGCTGCGAAAGAGATGGGCAGATGTACCGCTGTAAGGTCAATATGGATACGGTTAATCTTATTAAAGATTTCTTAAAGTAA
- a CDS encoding CopG family antitoxin has protein sequence MKRIKLTKEEQWYEDHAEEFVPITGHERDAIIAMLERKKKDAVLNIRINKYDLNNLKEKARKAGIKYQTLISEILHRVAQA, from the coding sequence ATGAAAAGAATTAAGCTGACAAAAGAAGAACAGTGGTATGAAGATCATGCTGAAGAATTTGTTCCGATAACCGGCCATGAGCGTGATGCGATCATTGCAATGCTTGAGCGTAAGAAAAAGGACGCGGTGCTAAATATTCGGATTAATAAATATGATTTAAATAATCTTAAGGAGAAGGCGCGTAAAGCCGGGATTAAATATCAGACTCTTATTTCCGAGATTTTGCATAGAGTAGCGCAGGCATAG
- a CDS encoding response regulator, whose product MDKQIKILLVDDDEDIRNILSLLLQKRGFITEKAKNGIEGLEKISALKPDIIILDTIMPQMGGIQTCYKLKTSPLTQDIPIIFLSAYKEAANFIGELPGATIEFMDKPCSFESLITRIQTLTHN is encoded by the coding sequence ATGGATAAGCAAATCAAGATTCTACTGGTTGATGACGATGAAGATATCAGAAATATCTTAAGTTTATTACTTCAAAAAAGAGGTTTTATTACCGAAAAAGCCAAAAACGGGATAGAAGGCTTGGAAAAAATCTCTGCGCTTAAACCGGATATTATAATCCTTGACACAATAATGCCTCAGATGGGCGGAATCCAGACATGTTACAAACTAAAGACCAGCCCCTTAACACAAGACATTCCGATTATATTTTTATCTGCTTATAAAGAAGCGGCAAATTTTATAGGTGAATTACCGGGAGCAACGATTGAATTCATGGATAAGCCTTGCAGCTTTGAATCGTTGATTACCAGGATACAGACCCTAACTCACAATTAA
- a CDS encoding helix-turn-helix transcriptional regulator, whose translation MGGTIYTKTHKLLVGKLIDARKKAGLKQVEAAKKLGRSQSYISKIEIGQRRVDIVQLKELAALYKKKLDFFIK comes from the coding sequence ATGGGCGGAACAATTTATACAAAAACTCATAAGTTGCTTGTTGGCAAGCTTATTGATGCCCGCAAAAAGGCCGGCTTAAAACAAGTAGAGGCTGCAAAGAAATTAGGCCGCAGCCAGTCGTATATCTCAAAGATTGAAATCGGCCAGCGCAGGGTTGACATTGTCCAGTTAAAAGAACTCGCCGCACTGTATAAAAAGAAGTTAGATTTCTTCATTAAATAA
- a CDS encoding PqiC family protein, producing the protein MKKALLFGLLAVFLAGCMSIPDSPNPRFYMLKPVDKEQVKEKIDISPDLIIGLGPVKIPEYLNRPQIVTFDKERMLHFSQFDRWGEALDSGLARIIREDLMVLVPNITLEMFPCNTAISADYQVMVDVINIEADPEKELIFTVQWSVIDLRNKEKVFTKRSEFRHPVSPNNYMGLVQALSSACVDLSRDIAIDLVSLIDKRKLGVIVPVDSKEEASIKK; encoded by the coding sequence ATGAAGAAGGCCTTATTATTTGGTTTATTAGCCGTATTTTTAGCAGGTTGTATGTCTATCCCGGACAGCCCAAACCCGCGGTTCTATATGCTTAAGCCCGTAGATAAAGAACAGGTAAAAGAGAAAATTGATATCTCTCCGGATTTGATTATCGGCTTAGGCCCGGTTAAGATCCCCGAATATTTGAACCGTCCGCAGATTGTAACCTTTGATAAGGAAAGGATGCTTCATTTTTCTCAGTTTGACCGTTGGGGGGAGGCTTTGGATTCCGGACTTGCGCGCATAATAAGGGAAGACCTTATGGTCTTAGTGCCAAATATAACCTTAGAAATGTTCCCTTGCAATACGGCCATCTCTGCGGATTACCAGGTTATGGTTGATGTTATTAATATTGAAGCCGACCCGGAAAAGGAATTAATTTTTACTGTTCAATGGTCGGTTATTGATTTGCGTAATAAAGAGAAGGTGTTTACAAAAAGATCGGAATTCCGCCATCCGGTTAGCCCAAATAATTATATGGGTTTGGTTCAAGCCTTAAGTTCCGCTTGTGTTGATTTAAGCAGGGATATTGCTATTGATTTGGTTTCTTTGATTGATAAGCGTAAGCTCGGTGTAATAGTCCCTGTTGATTCAAAAGAAGAGGCTTCTATAAAAAAATGA
- a CDS encoding VanZ family protein, whose protein sequence is MLKLSKFTIGFSIFTILSAFFMRQVLEFFDKVFGVNNMRMFFASVGLVAIFYLFFNLIKKKSGFLKIAVNLLVIILAVMYWQGFDIFEERTHLLQYGLIGYLAIKDFQKANKPIRAIIFAAVFILLVGSLDEIFQRFIPWRVGDIRDVFADLISGIFGVILYILR, encoded by the coding sequence ATGTTGAAATTATCTAAATTCACAATAGGCTTTAGTATTTTTACAATCCTGTCTGCTTTTTTCATGAGGCAGGTTTTGGAGTTCTTTGATAAGGTGTTCGGCGTTAACAATATGAGGATGTTTTTCGCCTCGGTTGGTTTAGTGGCTATTTTTTACCTATTTTTTAATTTAATTAAGAAGAAAAGCGGTTTTTTAAAGATTGCAGTTAATTTATTGGTAATTATTTTAGCGGTTATGTATTGGCAGGGTTTTGATATTTTTGAGGAAAGAACGCATCTCTTGCAGTATGGCTTAATAGGTTATCTTGCGATAAAAGATTTTCAAAAGGCTAACAAGCCTATTCGGGCGATAATATTCGCGGCGGTATTCATATTGTTGGTTGGATCTCTTGATGAAATCTTCCAAAGATTTATTCCTTGGCGCGTCGGAGATATAAGAGATGTTTTTGCGGATTTAATCAGCGGAATTTTTGGAGTTATTTTATATATATTAAGATGA
- a CDS encoding PLDc N-terminal domain-containing protein, whose product MGGLLALIILVLDIIAIVDLLKSTKDTAKKALWIILILILPFIGMVLYFLLAKKK is encoded by the coding sequence ATGGGTGGATTACTTGCTTTAATCATCCTTGTCCTTGACATCATTGCGATTGTTGATCTTCTGAAAAGCACGAAAGATACAGCGAAAAAGGCTTTGTGGATTATTTTGATACTCATACTGCCTTTTATCGGTATGGTTTTGTATTTTCTGCTCGCGAAAAAGAAATAG
- the dusB gene encoding tRNA dihydrouridine synthase DusB: MLKIGKLKLKSNLILAPMAGISDLPFRILNREFGCELAFVEMINARSISHKSKRTRMMLTSNLKDKPLGIQLLGCEANYILKALDVLKEYKFNILDFNAACPAKKVTRRGEGASLLKEPKKLQKLLKLVVDNSSVPVTLKIRAGWDKDSINASEVARLAEDAGIDGLFIHGRTKLQGYSGSVDYKVIAAVKKAIKIPLIASGDILSAQLAKKMIDETGCDGIAVARGALGNPWIFKEIKSFLKNGEIIKRPPSDEVVRIILKHLNSCIDYYGERSGVVIFRKFFAWYTKGFRHVRPLREKSSRAKTKQEMEEIIRECAG; encoded by the coding sequence ATGCTAAAAATTGGTAAATTAAAATTAAAATCAAATTTAATCCTTGCTCCTATGGCAGGAATCAGCGATCTGCCTTTTCGCATCCTTAACCGTGAATTTGGATGTGAATTAGCGTTTGTAGAGATGATTAATGCGCGTTCCATCAGTCATAAAAGCAAAAGAACGCGTATGATGCTTACTTCTAACCTTAAAGATAAGCCGCTTGGAATTCAGCTTTTAGGCTGTGAAGCAAATTATATCTTAAAAGCGCTGGATGTTTTAAAGGAATATAAATTTAACATCCTTGATTTCAATGCCGCATGCCCTGCGAAGAAAGTAACACGAAGGGGAGAAGGGGCGAGCCTTTTAAAAGAACCAAAAAAGTTGCAGAAGCTGCTGAAGTTAGTAGTTGATAATTCAAGTGTGCCGGTAACTTTAAAAATCCGCGCGGGCTGGGATAAGGATTCAATTAATGCTTCTGAAGTTGCGCGTTTAGCAGAAGATGCGGGAATTGACGGGTTATTTATTCATGGGAGAACAAAACTGCAAGGTTACAGCGGTAGTGTTGATTATAAAGTAATAGCCGCGGTAAAGAAGGCTATAAAAATTCCGCTTATTGCAAGCGGGGATATTTTGTCTGCGCAATTAGCAAAGAAAATGATTGATGAAACCGGCTGCGACGGGATTGCCGTAGCAAGGGGAGCCTTAGGGAATCCTTGGATTTTTAAAGAGATAAAAAGCTTCTTGAAGAATGGAGAGATAATTAAACGGCCGCCTTCTGATGAAGTTGTCAGGATTATCTTAAAGCATCTTAATTCTTGTATAGATTATTATGGAGAAAGAAGCGGGGTTGTGATCTTTCGTAAATTCTTTGCCTGGTATACAAAAGGTTTCCGTCATGTCCGGCCTCTAAGAGAGAAATCCTCCCGGGCGAAGACAAAGCAGGAGATGGAGGAGATTATTAGGGAGTGTGCTGGATAG
- a CDS encoding ABC transporter permease, giving the protein MFPEKIELEYSDSKNLLIKLSGDWRISSGLPGEDKVISFFAEHPDIAQVNFEALQLKEWDSGIISFLLHLARNCEKKNINVNLEGLPQGVKKLLTLALTIEEKEIAEEVKEPFLARVGDRTIKVIESISSLLDFLGEIAVAFGRLILGKAYFRKTDFFPIVQKCGIDALLLVSLISFLVGVILAFIGAIQLKLFGAQIYIADIVGIGMVRVMGAVMTGVLMSGRTGASFAAELGIMQTNEEIDALKTLGINPVEYLVMPRVMALVIMLPLLTIYADLLGIIGGYTISTFFLGLNPVEYLQHTQRAIKMNYVWIGLVHGFVFGIIIAVSGCLRGMKCQRSSAAVGEATTSAVVTAITCIVIATAIITFVCQILGV; this is encoded by the coding sequence ATGTTTCCAGAAAAAATTGAGCTAGAATACTCTGATTCAAAAAATCTTCTTATAAAATTAAGCGGCGATTGGAGAATCTCTTCTGGGCTTCCCGGAGAAGATAAGGTAATTTCATTCTTCGCTGAACATCCTGATATTGCTCAGGTTAATTTTGAGGCTCTGCAATTAAAAGAATGGGATAGCGGTATTATTTCGTTTTTATTGCACTTGGCCAGGAATTGCGAAAAGAAGAATATAAATGTTAATCTTGAAGGCCTGCCTCAGGGGGTAAAGAAACTACTAACGCTTGCTTTAACGATTGAAGAAAAAGAAATCGCTGAAGAAGTAAAAGAGCCTTTCCTGGCAAGGGTGGGCGACAGGACAATCAAAGTTATTGAAAGTATCAGTTCTCTGTTGGATTTTTTAGGAGAAATAGCTGTTGCTTTTGGCAGGCTTATCCTAGGAAAAGCATATTTTCGTAAAACTGATTTTTTCCCTATAGTGCAGAAATGCGGAATTGATGCATTATTATTGGTTTCTTTGATTAGTTTCTTGGTCGGTGTAATTCTTGCCTTTATCGGAGCAATCCAGCTTAAATTGTTTGGCGCGCAGATTTATATCGCGGATATCGTAGGTATTGGAATGGTGCGCGTAATGGGGGCGGTTATGACCGGCGTGCTTATGTCAGGCCGGACTGGTGCTTCTTTTGCTGCCGAGTTAGGCATTATGCAGACAAATGAAGAGATAGACGCTCTAAAAACTTTAGGGATTAACCCGGTTGAATATTTAGTAATGCCTCGTGTTATGGCTTTGGTTATCATGCTTCCGCTTTTAACTATCTATGCTGACCTTTTGGGTATTATTGGCGGCTATACGATAAGTACGTTTTTTCTTGGGCTTAATCCGGTTGAATATTTGCAGCATACACAAAGAGCAATAAAAATGAACTATGTCTGGATTGGGCTTGTCCATGGTTTTGTTTTCGGTATCATTATTGCGGTTTCAGGATGCCTGCGCGGGATGAAATGCCAGAGGAGTTCCGCCGCTGTTGGTGAAGCGACAACTTCAGCAGTAGTTACCGCGATTACCTGTATTGTAATTGCCACTGCAATCATCACATTTGTCTGCCAGATCTTGGGGGTTTAG
- a CDS encoding DUF296 domain-containing protein, giving the protein MKYTKGTIGRIFVLKFEDDDILIEKLSGFIKKERVKSAAMVFIGALKKGDLVTGPKKPVIPPEPNKVFFKDGWEVMGIGTIFSNSSGPQIHIHGSMGKKNAVLTGCVRGKSKVFLVIEAIVFELKGVKASKDIDPKTGLNLLKIF; this is encoded by the coding sequence ATGAAATATACAAAAGGAACAATTGGAAGGATTTTTGTTTTAAAGTTTGAAGATGATGATATCCTGATTGAAAAGCTCTCTGGATTTATTAAAAAAGAGCGCGTAAAGTCAGCTGCTATGGTTTTTATCGGGGCGCTTAAAAAAGGCGACCTTGTGACAGGGCCTAAAAAACCGGTAATTCCGCCTGAGCCAAATAAAGTTTTTTTTAAAGATGGCTGGGAGGTAATGGGGATAGGGACGATTTTCAGCAATTCTTCCGGCCCGCAGATACATATCCATGGCAGTATGGGCAAGAAGAACGCGGTTCTTACTGGATGCGTCAGGGGTAAATCAAAAGTTTTTTTAGTAATTGAGGCAATAGTCTTTGAGTTAAAAGGCGTTAAGGCTTCAAAGGATATTGATCCAAAAACCGGGCTTAATCTTTTAAAAATATTTTAA
- a CDS encoding toxin — MMKKDLDKALKSIYNCIYKESGEMLTGEIRWNKLKNIRLRLTRHISFEEIIQANLLGSGKNPGRNNQRVLVFECKSYTWIVPFVFEGKGIFLKTIYPSRKYKKLYKTR; from the coding sequence ATGATGAAGAAAGATCTTGACAAGGCGCTTAAAAGTATATACAATTGTATATACAAAGAATCTGGCGAGATGCTAACAGGTGAAATAAGATGGAATAAGCTCAAAAATATCCGTTTAAGACTTACTCGGCATATATCGTTTGAAGAAATAATTCAAGCTAATTTACTTGGCTCTGGAAAAAATCCGGGTAGGAATAATCAAAGAGTTTTAGTGTTTGAATGTAAAAGTTATACTTGGATAGTGCCATTTGTTTTTGAGGGAAAAGGAATTTTCTTAAAAACAATATACCCGAGCCGGAAATACAAAAAACTTTATAAAACGAGGTGA
- a CDS encoding GNAT family N-acetyltransferase codes for MDDLNSLLRIEEKHIPAAARVYMRAFHNEPLKVYLYTDEKKRDDMALAFFEFFLRYVILFGEAYAPSPSIEGVAAWLPSEYAKMTPELMAKVGSEGLMAKLGKEIIEQVQPIYNFIEDKHEQNAPFRHWYLAFIGVDPDFQGKGFAGKLIKPMLARIEQERLPCYLETQSEKNVSIYEHYGFKLLEKFFVPKTDLYFYTMLKK; via the coding sequence ATGGATGATTTAAACAGCCTTTTACGCATTGAAGAAAAACATATACCTGCTGCAGCAAGAGTGTATATGCGGGCATTCCATAATGAGCCGCTTAAAGTTTATTTATATACGGATGAGAAAAAAAGAGATGATATGGCTTTGGCTTTTTTTGAATTTTTTCTGAGGTATGTAATTTTATTTGGCGAAGCTTACGCTCCATCTCCTAGTATAGAAGGAGTTGCTGCGTGGCTTCCTTCTGAATATGCCAAGATGACTCCTGAACTAATGGCGAAAGTAGGCTCAGAAGGATTGATGGCTAAATTAGGAAAAGAAATAATTGAACAGGTGCAGCCAATATATAATTTTATTGAAGATAAGCATGAGCAAAATGCGCCTTTTCGCCATTGGTATCTTGCTTTTATCGGGGTAGATCCGGATTTTCAGGGTAAGGGTTTTGCCGGAAAGTTAATCAAGCCAATGTTAGCGAGAATTGAGCAAGAGAGGTTGCCTTGTTATCTGGAAACGCAGAGCGAGAAAAATGTTTCTATTTACGAGCATTACGGTTTTAAGCTGCTTGAGAAATTCTTTGTCCCTAAAACTGATTTGTATTTCTATACGATGTTAAAAAAATAA
- a CDS encoding pyrimidine dimer DNA glycosylase/endonuclease V: MRIWDIAPSRLCRNHLLGEHRELHAIWSILTKRKKGYSRHPEVLRWEGRLKALYARHKLLMEELSRRGYRHYSNLNKSLACGSLRQNQFVDSVKDQLKNLKRKKCACKV; this comes from the coding sequence ATGCGGATATGGGATATAGCCCCAAGCAGGTTATGCCGGAACCATTTGTTAGGCGAGCATAGGGAGCTGCATGCAATCTGGTCTATACTTACTAAAAGAAAAAAAGGATATTCCCGTCATCCAGAAGTCTTAAGATGGGAGGGTAGGCTTAAAGCTTTATACGCAAGGCATAAGCTTTTGATGGAAGAATTATCCAGGAGGGGCTATAGGCATTATAGCAATCTTAATAAAAGTTTGGCTTGCGGAAGTTTGAGGCAAAATCAATTTGTAGATTCTGTTAAGGACCAATTAAAAAATCTTAAGCGTAAAAAATGCGCGTGCAAGGTTTAA
- a CDS encoding alpha/beta hydrolase: MKTLCSSLKDTLKVGRFIIPYRIYENNGPQIICINGVQQSMAMWQSFISRFSSKYRIVLFDFPGQGKAEILSGLPHVTLDEQVQILLAVLEKTNMNENAIMCTASWGGVVAVAFAAKYPDRIKKMVLASLGTKPNKKMVETIMKGHALETHDRDTMAQVLIKAFGENLPLDFKQKIVNQFRKMKEENLRAFCEHGLFVISSKKLSDMVDLKKIKARTILLSGEKDTIIDLDDVKFLATQIPDCEIRIIKGVGHFMHIENASVLDIYEIILQGMAK; this comes from the coding sequence ATGAAAACCTTATGCTCCAGCTTAAAAGATACATTAAAAGTAGGGAGATTTATTATCCCTTATAGGATTTATGAGAATAATGGCCCGCAGATTATATGTATTAACGGTGTCCAGCAGTCAATGGCTATGTGGCAGTCTTTCATCTCGCGCTTTTCTTCTAAATACAGAATTGTGCTTTTTGATTTTCCGGGACAGGGAAAAGCGGAAATTCTTTCCGGCTTGCCTCATGTAACCCTTGATGAGCAAGTGCAAATACTCTTAGCAGTCTTAGAAAAAACCAATATGAATGAAAATGCAATTATGTGTACAGCCTCATGGGGCGGAGTAGTGGCAGTTGCTTTTGCCGCAAAATATCCGGATAGAATCAAGAAGATGGTTTTGGCTAGCCTCGGAACAAAACCGAATAAGAAAATGGTAGAAACTATTATGAAGGGGCATGCTTTGGAAACGCATGACCGCGATACAATGGCGCAGGTATTGATAAAAGCCTTTGGAGAAAATCTGCCTTTGGATTTTAAACAGAAAATTGTTAATCAATTCCGAAAGATGAAAGAAGAGAATCTGCGCGCGTTCTGTGAACATGGGCTGTTTGTGATTTCTTCAAAAAAGTTAAGTGATATGGTTGATTTAAAAAAGATTAAAGCTAGGACAATCCTTTTAAGCGGAGAAAAAGATACTATTATTGATTTGGATGATGTTAAGTTTCTTGCGACACAAATCCCGGATTGCGAAATCAGGATTATAAAAGGCGTCGGGCATTTTATGCATATAGAGAATGCTTCGGTATTGGATATATATGAAATAATCCTGCAAGGAATGGCTAAATGA
- a CDS encoding MBL fold metallo-hydrolase — MKSIRLVFITTVFLFLANICFAANCSKLHFINTGKGEAVLIQSGNENALIDTGGFLSGYRVVDYLKKNKIVSLKYLIVTHPHPDHFGGAFFVLPQIDIEKIFDNGQVLDNDDYTQESYGMLVRSKKNYLVLKKGDQLKLGGITLDVLWPQEAQGSSFNDNSLVLKLKACGVGILLTSDLGSQSEEQLLKEKSDLKSAVLKVGHHGYKNATSKAFLKIVSPEIAIISVGPTNRIEKAPSSETINLLKKRGIKIYRTDEDGEVIVDIDSKGKYSVSTQGKE, encoded by the coding sequence ATGAAAAGCATAAGGTTAGTTTTTATAACTACGGTATTTTTATTCCTTGCAAATATTTGTTTTGCCGCTAATTGTTCAAAACTGCATTTTATCAACACCGGAAAAGGAGAGGCGGTTTTAATCCAATCGGGTAATGAAAATGCCTTAATTGACACCGGAGGATTCCTTAGCGGGTACAGAGTTGTTGATTATCTTAAGAAAAATAAAATTGTTAGTTTAAAATATCTCATAGTTACCCATCCTCATCCGGATCATTTCGGTGGAGCATTTTTTGTTTTACCTCAAATTGATATTGAAAAGATTTTTGATAATGGGCAGGTTTTGGATAATGATGATTATACCCAGGAATCATATGGTATGCTCGTGCGTTCAAAGAAAAATTACCTGGTGCTTAAGAAGGGTGACCAGCTTAAGCTTGGGGGGATAACTTTGGATGTGCTTTGGCCTCAAGAGGCGCAAGGCAGTTCTTTTAATGATAATTCTCTTGTGTTAAAGCTTAAGGCTTGCGGAGTTGGAATTTTGTTAACAAGCGATTTAGGCAGTCAGAGTGAGGAGCAATTATTAAAAGAAAAATCAGATTTGAAATCTGCGGTTTTAAAGGTCGGGCATCATGGCTATAAAAATGCGACAAGTAAAGCATTCTTAAAAATAGTTTCTCCGGAAATAGCAATTATCAGCGTTGGCCCGACTAATAGGATTGAGAAAGCGCCTAGCAGCGAAACGATTAATTTGTTAAAGAAAAGAGGAATTAAGATTTATCGAACCGATGAAGACGGAGAGGTAATTGTTGATATTGATTCTAAGGGAAAATATTCGGTTTCAACACAAGGAAAGGAATAG
- the radC gene encoding DNA repair protein RadC codes for MNNPINNWPQEDQPREKLIKNGEHTLSNSELLAIILRTGSKGQSAIDIARKILDKFKNFRNMSHTDLSHWKEFKGLGRAKLAQIKASLEIGRRFREEETKDNRQKITSAKDVAKILTPRMRDLKKEVFKILLLNSQNQIIDIVEIESGSVNQAYPIIREVFQKALQEFSAFIICAHNHPSGNPLPSPEDEKFTQEMIQAGKILQIETLDHIIIGDNCYFSFSEKKRRII; via the coding sequence ATGAACAATCCTATAAACAACTGGCCCCAAGAAGACCAACCCAGAGAAAAACTGATAAAAAACGGCGAGCACACCTTAAGCAACTCCGAGCTTTTGGCAATTATTCTTAGGACAGGATCCAAAGGGCAAAGCGCAATCGACATCGCACGAAAGATTCTTGATAAATTTAAGAATTTCCGCAATATGAGCCATACCGATTTATCCCATTGGAAAGAATTTAAAGGTTTAGGCAGAGCGAAACTTGCTCAAATAAAAGCTTCTCTTGAAATCGGCAGAAGATTCCGCGAAGAAGAAACTAAAGACAACCGACAAAAAATAACTTCGGCTAAAGACGTAGCGAAAATCTTAACCCCAAGAATGAGAGATTTGAAAAAAGAGGTTTTTAAAATCCTGCTTCTTAATTCACAAAACCAAATTATAGATATCGTAGAAATTGAAAGTGGGTCTGTAAATCAGGCCTACCCGATAATCAGAGAAGTTTTCCAGAAAGCGCTTCAAGAATTCAGCGCCTTCATCATCTGTGCACATAATCATCCATCGGGTAACCCCCTGCCCAGCCCAGAAGATGAAAAATTCACCCAAGAAATGATACAGGCAGGAAAAATCCTCCAAATAGAAACACTTGATCATATAATTATCGGAGATAACTGTTATTTTAGTTTTTCGGAGAAAAAGAGGAGGATTATTTAA